The Streptomyces sp. DG1A-41 genomic sequence GGTCCAGGACCTCGTGGCCGCGGCCGACCCGAGGGTGGACTTCCGCGCGTACGACCTGCTGAACGTACTGGTCACCCCGAACGCCGGCCCCTCCGCCCTCGACACCGTCCTCTCGGTCACCTTCGCCGGCAACCCCGATGCCCCGACAGCCGACGGCATACCCGTGGCCAACGCCTCCTTCGTCTACTCCCGCCAGGACGACGGTTCCGGCTCCTACGGCCGCACCGGCTACCGCGTCCTCCCCCACGAGAACGGCCACGTCTTCGGCCTGCCCGACCTGTACACCGCTCAGGGCGGGGGCGCGGTCGGCCACTGGGACATCATGAGCGAGGACTGGGGCGCCAACAACGACCTCCTCGGCTGGCACAAGTGGAAGCTGGGCTGGCTGGACGCCGAGCAGGTGCACTGCGTATCGACCCTCGGCACCACGGAGTACACCCTGACGCCGCTGGCCCGCGCGGGCGGCTCCAAGTTGGTCGTCGTCCCCCTGGACAGCAGAACCGGCTACGCCGTGGAACTGCGCACCCGCGCCGGCAACGACGAGTCGGTGTGCCGCCCGGGCGTCCTGGTCTACAAGGTCGACGCAGAGGTGGACACGGGCATGGGCCCGGTCACGGTCTACGACTCCCGCCGCGACAGCGGCGGCTGCACACGCGCGCCGAACGTCCACGCGGAACTGTCCGACGCGCCGCTCGCTCCCGGGGAGACGTTCATGGATCCGCGGAGGGGGGTCCTGATCAGGGTGGTGGGGGCGGACCCGGCGGGGGACTACCGGGTGCGGGTGACGCGGGGGTAGGCAGCGGCTGACGCGCGGAGGGAGGTAGCAGCCGCCGGCACCAGTGCGATCAGCGCACAGGTCCAGGGCAGATTCCGGATTACGGTAGGCCTGCCGCCTTACGGTAGGCGTACCGCGACCGCCGTACCGGAGAGCCGATGCCAGAGAAGCCCATGAACGACGCCCAGGAGGCGGCGACGCCACGGGCCGACGGGACGGGGGCCGCCCCACCGCCTGCCGGGGGCGGGGCACCCGCCGAGGCGGTCACGCCGCTGATCCGCGGCATCGCGGTCCTGCGGGAGCTGACCGAGGCGGACGGCACTCTGAGCCTCAGCGCCCTGG encodes the following:
- a CDS encoding M6 family metalloprotease domain-containing protein, which produces MTALTFTVSASAGTGHLAPGDTTAGAGPTSLSRTSAHGPCMIRGAREVQMSEGIPTTDGYARSTGTVRALTLMIDFSDAPGEGKALDRFREFFPQTRHWFRTSSYGRLDYRPETPIREWLRMPKSFREYGIERGAPFDPGYRELVQDLVAAADPRVDFRAYDLLNVLVTPNAGPSALDTVLSVTFAGNPDAPTADGIPVANASFVYSRQDDGSGSYGRTGYRVLPHENGHVFGLPDLYTAQGGGAVGHWDIMSEDWGANNDLLGWHKWKLGWLDAEQVHCVSTLGTTEYTLTPLARAGGSKLVVVPLDSRTGYAVELRTRAGNDESVCRPGVLVYKVDAEVDTGMGPVTVYDSRRDSGGCTRAPNVHAELSDAPLAPGETFMDPRRGVLIRVVGADPAGDYRVRVTRG